A genomic stretch from Gemmatimonadaceae bacterium includes:
- the recG gene encoding ATP-dependent DNA helicase RecG — translation MSDGERRGSTSGKLYLDMPVTYLKGVGPMRAEALRKLGIVTARDLLFHVPHRYEDASTVRPISSLEPGMDATVIGRVVSKGIIPTRKGLRIFQAVVRDDSGIIEASWPGQPFLDRVISRDDTLLLTGSVRFFHGRQLQPREYVNLGSDPSGIAEGRVLSVYPATEGLSFKVIRGIIESHLDALLPLVREYLPKAMLRQSALPPLGDALRMLHRPASIAEAVRGRDRLAYEELLFMNILQRRANRLARERRTGIAFTNRRELTSALRAALPYTLTSAQTTAIREIFADMCSDRKMHRLLQGDVGSGKTIVALFAALLAMENGYQAAMMAPTELLAEQHCQTISQLVEPLGIRPLLLTGSLTTRERAEAAARMSADAPLLVIGTHALVQQSVAFARLGFVAIDEQHRFGVEHRAALSAKGDSPDVLLMSATPIPRSLALTYYGGLDVSTLRERPAGRQPVTTVIRAEKGREKVLEFVKRETEAGRQAYIVYPVIEESEKTDLKAATTMYRELSTGVFDGKRVALLHGRVSASEREATMREFRDGLIDVLVATTVIEVGIDVPNATVMLIEHPERFGLSQMHQLRGRVGRGAEASYCILLGDFGPDAADRLRIFASTEDGFEIAQADLRIRGMGNLFGEQQSGERTFRIADLVRDERLNSEALEAAEKLLDDDPELEKKEHAGIRGVLSARYARALQLFRVG, via the coding sequence TTGAGCGACGGCGAACGGCGAGGTTCGACGTCCGGAAAACTCTATCTCGACATGCCCGTCACCTATCTCAAAGGTGTCGGACCGATGCGGGCGGAGGCGCTCCGCAAGCTGGGGATCGTCACGGCGCGCGATCTCCTTTTTCACGTTCCGCACCGGTATGAAGACGCCAGCACTGTCAGGCCGATATCGTCGCTCGAGCCGGGGATGGATGCGACGGTCATCGGCCGTGTCGTGTCGAAGGGCATCATTCCAACGCGGAAGGGCCTGCGCATCTTCCAGGCGGTCGTGCGCGACGACAGTGGTATCATCGAGGCGTCCTGGCCGGGGCAGCCGTTCCTCGACCGCGTGATCTCCAGGGACGACACACTGCTGCTGACGGGCTCGGTGAGATTTTTCCACGGCCGTCAGCTCCAGCCGCGCGAATATGTGAATCTCGGAAGTGATCCCTCGGGAATCGCGGAAGGGCGCGTGCTGTCCGTCTATCCGGCGACCGAAGGACTGTCGTTCAAGGTCATTCGCGGAATCATCGAGTCGCACCTCGATGCTCTACTCCCGCTCGTGCGTGAGTATCTGCCGAAGGCGATGCTACGGCAATCGGCGCTTCCGCCGCTCGGCGACGCACTCCGCATGCTTCATCGTCCGGCATCCATTGCCGAAGCGGTGCGCGGCCGCGACCGGCTCGCCTACGAAGAGCTCCTGTTCATGAACATTCTTCAGCGTCGCGCCAACCGGCTCGCTCGCGAGCGCCGCACGGGAATCGCCTTCACCAACCGGCGAGAGCTCACGTCCGCCCTTCGCGCCGCGCTTCCGTACACGCTCACCTCGGCGCAGACGACTGCCATACGAGAGATCTTCGCCGACATGTGCAGCGATCGGAAAATGCACCGGCTGCTGCAAGGCGATGTCGGGAGCGGAAAAACGATCGTCGCACTCTTCGCCGCGCTTCTCGCCATGGAGAACGGTTACCAGGCGGCGATGATGGCTCCGACCGAGCTCCTTGCGGAGCAGCACTGCCAGACGATCTCGCAGCTCGTCGAGCCGCTCGGTATCCGGCCGCTTCTGTTGACGGGAAGTCTCACCACGCGGGAGCGGGCAGAAGCGGCGGCACGAATGTCTGCGGACGCGCCGCTTCTCGTGATCGGCACGCACGCCCTCGTGCAACAGAGCGTGGCCTTCGCGCGGCTTGGGTTCGTCGCCATAGACGAGCAGCACCGATTCGGAGTGGAGCACCGCGCCGCGCTCTCCGCGAAGGGCGATTCGCCCGATGTACTCCTGATGAGTGCGACACCGATCCCTCGCTCGCTCGCGCTGACTTACTACGGCGGCCTCGACGTCTCCACGCTGCGGGAGCGGCCCGCGGGCAGGCAGCCGGTCACGACTGTCATCCGCGCCGAGAAGGGGCGGGAGAAGGTGCTCGAGTTCGTGAAGCGCGAGACAGAAGCCGGCAGACAGGCGTACATCGTCTATCCCGTGATCGAGGAATCGGAGAAGACCGATCTCAAGGCCGCGACGACGATGTATCGGGAGCTTTCAACGGGTGTCTTCGACGGGAAGCGCGTGGCGCTGCTCCATGGGCGGGTTTCCGCTTCCGAGCGGGAGGCTACGATGCGCGAGTTCCGGGATGGGTTGATAGACGTGCTCGTCGCCACCACCGTCATCGAGGTCGGCATTGACGTTCCCAACGCGACAGTGATGTTGATCGAGCATCCGGAGCGATTCGGGCTGTCGCAGATGCACCAGCTGCGCGGCCGCGTCGGACGCGGGGCCGAAGCGTCCTACTGTATCCTGCTCGGCGACTTCGGACCCGACGCCGCCGATCGTCTGCGAATCTTCGCCTCGACAGAAGACGGATTCGAGATCGCTCAGGCCGATCTCCGCATTCGCGGAATGGGAAATCTTTTCGGCGAGCAGCAGAGTGGCGAAAGGACGTTTCGCATCGCCGATCTCGTTCGCGACGAGCGCCTCAACAGCGAAGCGCTCGAGGCGGCGGAAAAACTTCTTGACGACGATCCCGAGCTGGAAAAGAAAGAGCACGCCGGAATTCGTGGCGTGCTCTCGGCGCGATACGCGCGCGCGCTGCAGCTGTTCCGGGTCGGCTAG
- a CDS encoding HAMP domain-containing sensor histidine kinase translates to MKLRTRLGLGIVSITVILLVPLILALRSLDAVHEQTRLLRDREFAASLLLGGFRELADDVKRSEDALILVAEPASLERMRKQIDLLATRAGSLTQFMPRQSSTDLSNAILALRASTEAEWQAAASGAVNTADDISAQRTRPALLTIDRVIARTEARLRDETYERVEEAASMTVDAQRTAAGSLAIALLIATLIAIWLTRSISHPVFELDKGMQAVADGDFTQRLPAMEKRTDEFGRLANSYHGMTAQLAELDKLKAEFVSVASHELKTPINVIVGYLELLQENIYGELNPKQREICGTLGKQAHTLTRLVKRLLDISRFEAGGGKLERRQVDLDRFLHSFETSFQVLALQREISFRVVRGGDLPSHVLWDEDRINEVLGNLLSNAFKFTDRGGTVELGVEGSENEVSITIRDTGVGIAAEQLPHIFEKFFQASNQAYAAAKGTGLGLAIAREIVEAHGGTIKVESTLGMGTIFSIILPVRAAITRRTPFRRTPVVEEVA, encoded by the coding sequence ATGAAACTGCGTACGCGTCTCGGATTGGGGATCGTTTCGATCACCGTGATCCTGCTTGTCCCTTTGATCCTTGCCCTGCGTTCTCTCGATGCCGTCCACGAGCAGACACGCCTGCTTCGTGACCGCGAGTTCGCGGCATCGCTTCTCCTCGGCGGTTTCCGTGAGCTGGCGGACGACGTCAAGCGAAGTGAGGACGCGCTCATACTCGTTGCCGAGCCGGCCTCGCTCGAGCGTATGCGGAAGCAGATTGACCTGCTCGCGACGCGCGCCGGGTCACTCACGCAGTTCATGCCCCGCCAGTCGTCCACCGACCTGTCGAACGCGATCCTCGCTCTGCGGGCATCCACTGAAGCCGAGTGGCAGGCGGCCGCGTCGGGCGCCGTCAACACGGCAGACGACATATCGGCACAGCGCACTCGCCCCGCCCTGCTCACAATCGACAGAGTCATCGCCCGGACGGAAGCGCGTCTTCGGGACGAGACTTACGAGCGCGTAGAGGAAGCGGCGTCCATGACCGTTGACGCGCAGCGCACCGCCGCCGGCTCGCTGGCAATCGCGCTTCTCATCGCGACGCTGATCGCGATCTGGCTCACTCGCTCGATCAGCCACCCCGTCTTCGAGCTCGACAAGGGAATGCAGGCGGTCGCCGACGGCGACTTCACGCAGCGCCTCCCCGCGATGGAGAAGCGGACGGATGAGTTCGGGCGGCTCGCCAACAGCTATCACGGAATGACGGCGCAGCTCGCCGAGCTCGACAAGCTGAAGGCAGAATTCGTATCGGTTGCGTCACATGAGCTTAAGACGCCGATCAACGTGATCGTCGGATATCTGGAGCTGCTCCAGGAGAACATCTACGGTGAGCTCAACCCGAAGCAGCGCGAGATCTGCGGCACGCTCGGCAAACAGGCGCACACACTCACGCGCCTGGTGAAGCGGCTGCTGGACATCAGCCGCTTCGAGGCTGGCGGCGGAAAGCTCGAGCGCCGTCAGGTGGATCTCGACCGGTTCCTGCATTCCTTCGAGACGTCGTTCCAGGTCCTGGCGCTTCAGCGCGAGATCAGCTTCCGCGTCGTGCGTGGGGGCGATCTGCCGTCGCACGTCCTGTGGGACGAGGACCGCATCAACGAAGTGCTCGGAAATCTTCTGTCGAACGCGTTCAAGTTCACGGACCGGGGCGGCACGGTCGAGCTCGGTGTCGAAGGATCCGAGAACGAGGTTTCCATCACGATACGCGATACCGGAGTGGGGATCGCGGCGGAGCAGCTGCCTCACATCTTCGAGAAATTCTTCCAGGCGAGCAACCAGGCTTACGCTGCCGCGAAGGGGACGGGTCTGGGCCTCGCCATCGCGCGGGAGATCGTGGAAGCCCATGGCGGCACGATAAAGGTTGAAAGCACCCTTGGAATGGGCACGATTTTTTCTATTATTCTCCCAGTGCGGGCGGCCATCACCCGCCGCACTCCATTCCGCCGCACACCAGTCGTCGAGGAAGTCGCTTGA
- the asnS gene encoding asparagine--tRNA ligase: MTPPYVRIAELSPHAGQNVQVKGWVTHLRSSGKVAFVVMRDGSGILQCVLVKSSLPAEAWERYSELTQETTIEVTGEARPDKRAPGGFELGVTDLAIVGPSPVDYPIQPKEHGIDFLLDHRHLWLRTERQWAIARVRHETEQAIRDFFYERDFTLVDTPILTAAIGERSGLFSTEYFDEGVAYLAQTGQLYGEAAAAALGRIYCFGPTFRAEKSKTRRHLSEFWMVEPEVAFNDSDDNMRLQEEFVSYIVQRCLERRRDELLILERDLSKLETVVSPFPRIDYAEAVHILQEKGSSVVWGDDLGAEDESLLVEGYDRPIFIYNYPKEAKAFYMKENPADPRTVLCNDLLAPEGYGEIIGGSQREDDYDKLLHRIEEEKLPLDAYSWYLDLRRYGTFVHSGFGLGLERTVSWICGLPHLREAIAFPRMMNRLRP; the protein is encoded by the coding sequence ATGACTCCCCCATACGTACGTATAGCCGAACTCAGTCCTCACGCCGGACAGAATGTCCAGGTGAAGGGCTGGGTCACCCATCTACGCTCCTCAGGCAAGGTTGCCTTCGTCGTGATGCGCGATGGGAGTGGCATTCTGCAGTGTGTTCTGGTGAAAAGTAGTCTCCCCGCCGAAGCGTGGGAACGGTACTCGGAGCTTACACAGGAAACGACGATCGAAGTCACCGGAGAGGCACGTCCCGACAAGCGGGCTCCAGGTGGCTTCGAGCTTGGCGTAACCGACCTTGCCATCGTCGGCCCGAGCCCGGTGGACTACCCCATTCAGCCGAAGGAGCACGGGATCGATTTTCTCCTCGATCACCGCCACCTGTGGCTGCGCACCGAGCGCCAGTGGGCCATCGCGCGCGTACGCCACGAGACGGAGCAGGCGATCCGCGATTTCTTCTACGAGCGCGATTTCACGCTGGTGGACACGCCCATCCTCACAGCGGCCATCGGCGAGCGGAGCGGGCTTTTCTCCACCGAGTACTTCGACGAGGGGGTGGCGTATCTCGCGCAGACGGGCCAGCTCTACGGTGAAGCCGCGGCCGCCGCGCTTGGTCGCATCTATTGCTTCGGCCCGACATTCCGCGCCGAGAAGTCGAAGACGCGCCGCCACCTGTCCGAATTCTGGATGGTCGAGCCCGAGGTCGCGTTCAACGACTCCGACGACAACATGCGGCTGCAAGAGGAGTTCGTCTCGTACATAGTGCAGCGCTGCCTCGAGCGTCGCCGCGACGAGCTTCTCATCCTCGAACGCGACCTTTCGAAGCTCGAGACCGTCGTCTCTCCGTTCCCGCGAATCGACTATGCCGAAGCGGTTCACATCCTCCAGGAGAAAGGCAGCTCCGTGGTGTGGGGCGACGACCTCGGTGCGGAGGACGAATCGCTGCTCGTCGAGGGATACGATCGCCCGATCTTCATATACAACTACCCGAAGGAAGCCAAGGCCTTCTACATGAAGGAGAACCCGGCCGATCCGCGGACCGTGCTCTGCAACGACCTGCTGGCGCCAGAGGGCTACGGCGAGATCATCGGCGGCTCACAGCGCGAGGATGACTACGACAAGCTGCTGCACCGGATCGAGGAAGAGAAGTTGCCGCTCGATGCATACAGCTGGTACCTGGACCTGCGCCGCTACGGGACGTTCGTGCACTCGGGATTCGGACTCGGACTCGAGAGGACCGTGTCATGGATCTGCGGTCTTCCGCATTTGCGGGAGGCGATCGCGTTCCCCCGCATGATGAATCGCCTTAGGCCATAG
- the mazG gene encoding nucleoside triphosphate pyrophosphohydrolase: protein MDDRSTLDDTIALMRDLRKRCDWDAAQTHESLRPYLIEECHELDDAIREGKPALLREELGDLLLQVLFHSVIAEERGEFDVHDVAGGLIAKMKARHPHLYGDGVKEPWEKMKSKKRESIADGLPMALPPLHRAHRLQDRAASVGFDWPDTDGPAGKIEEELAEVREHLAGRPASAPGAPPLLDAAHGELESELGDLLFACVNLCRKAGVHAALALDKANAKFEERFREVESTARERGLDIRSAGLDQLDSIWNEVKNRAGRASPG, encoded by the coding sequence ATGGACGACAGATCCACACTCGACGACACGATCGCGCTGATGCGCGATCTCCGCAAACGATGCGACTGGGATGCTGCGCAGACGCACGAATCGCTGCGCCCCTATCTGATCGAGGAATGCCACGAGCTTGACGACGCGATACGCGAAGGCAAGCCGGCGCTGCTTCGTGAAGAGCTCGGTGACCTGCTCCTCCAGGTCCTCTTTCACTCGGTAATCGCCGAAGAGCGCGGCGAGTTCGACGTGCATGATGTCGCGGGCGGGCTCATCGCGAAGATGAAAGCGCGCCACCCGCATCTGTACGGCGACGGGGTGAAGGAACCGTGGGAGAAGATGAAATCGAAGAAGCGCGAATCTATTGCCGACGGACTCCCCATGGCGCTGCCTCCCCTGCACCGTGCGCATCGCCTTCAGGACCGGGCCGCCAGCGTCGGCTTCGACTGGCCGGATACCGACGGCCCCGCGGGAAAAATCGAAGAGGAGCTGGCCGAAGTCCGGGAGCACCTCGCAGGGCGGCCCGCTTCGGCCCCCGGCGCACCGCCGTTGCTCGACGCGGCGCATGGTGAGCTCGAATCCGAGCTGGGAGACCTGCTGTTCGCATGCGTCAACCTCTGCAGGAAGGCCGGCGTCCACGCAGCACTGGCTCTGGACAAGGCGAACGCGAAGTTCGAGGAGCGCTTCCGGGAAGTGGAGAGCACGGCCCGCGAGCGTGGTCTGGACATCCGATCGGCCGGACTGGATCAGCTCGATTCGATCTGGAACGAGGTCAAGAACCGCGCCGGGAGAGCCAGCCCCGGCTGA
- the alr gene encoding alanine racemase, which yields MLSRAWMEVDLAALVRNAAALRDRAGVPLIPMVKADAYGLGAIQVAHALEQLDPHGFGVATVAEGAELRAAGIVRPIILFSPLLPEEMGAANVARLTPTLGSAEEIAAWKAYGGPYHLSIDTGMSRAGVPWREMGALAGVIADHPPEGAFTHFHSAQLDDGSMELQESRFREALATLALGPALLHTDNSAAIVRHGRSPWNAIRPGIFLYGVGSSESAALQPECVVHVRARIVEMRWVEAGDTVSYDATWTAAGRRLIATVPAGYADGYPRGASNAGRVLVRGYPAPIAGRVTMDMIMLDVTDSGAEVGDVVTLVGDGSASKAPVDVASVAAIAGLSPYELLTGLRGRLTRVYRGQ from the coding sequence ATGCTGAGCCGCGCATGGATGGAGGTGGACCTCGCCGCGCTGGTGCGGAACGCGGCCGCGCTCCGCGATCGCGCAGGGGTTCCGCTCATCCCCATGGTCAAGGCAGACGCGTATGGCCTCGGGGCCATACAGGTGGCGCATGCGCTCGAACAGCTCGATCCGCATGGCTTCGGCGTCGCGACGGTTGCCGAAGGTGCCGAGCTCCGCGCTGCCGGCATCGTTCGTCCCATCATCCTCTTCAGTCCGCTTCTGCCAGAGGAGATGGGGGCAGCCAACGTAGCGCGGCTGACGCCCACGCTGGGCTCGGCGGAGGAGATCGCCGCGTGGAAAGCATACGGAGGCCCATATCACCTGTCGATTGACACCGGCATGTCGAGGGCGGGTGTGCCGTGGCGGGAGATGGGAGCACTCGCCGGCGTGATTGCGGATCATCCGCCTGAAGGCGCGTTCACGCATTTTCATTCGGCGCAGCTCGACGACGGCTCGATGGAGCTTCAGGAGTCGCGATTCCGCGAGGCGCTCGCGACGCTCGCACTCGGCCCCGCGCTGCTTCACACCGACAACAGCGCGGCGATCGTCCGGCACGGGCGCTCGCCGTGGAATGCGATTCGTCCCGGCATTTTCCTGTACGGAGTCGGCAGCAGTGAAAGCGCCGCCCTTCAGCCCGAGTGCGTCGTGCACGTGAGAGCGCGCATCGTCGAGATGCGCTGGGTCGAAGCGGGGGACACGGTCAGCTACGACGCGACCTGGACAGCTGCCGGGCGTCGGCTGATCGCGACTGTTCCGGCGGGGTATGCCGACGGTTATCCGCGCGGCGCGAGCAACGCCGGACGCGTGCTCGTACGCGGATATCCTGCGCCGATCGCGGGCAGAGTGACGATGGACATGATCATGCTCGATGTCACGGACTCGGGTGCGGAAGTCGGCGACGTCGTCACGCTTGTTGGTGACGGATCAGCGTCGAAGGCGCCGGTGGACGTCGCATCGGTTGCGGCGATTGCGGGACTGTCGCCCTACGAGCTGCTCACCGGATTGCGCGGGCGCCTGACCCGCGTTTACAGAGGCCAGTGA
- a CDS encoding phosphopentomutase: protein MNRAVILVLDGVGAGDAPDADAYGDVGSNTLGHVARAVGGFNLPALARYGLGNVLELVGIPREPACEAAWGRMQPASAGKDSTAGHWEIAGVHLAHPFPTYPHGFPAEVVSEFSRLTGRGVIGNIAGSGTAVLDQYGEEHARTGAWILYTSADSVFQIAANEAVVPLEELYAACETARRMLVPPHDVSRVIARPFVGSAGSFQRTANRRDYSIEPPEKTLLDALADAGIDRHGVGKVDDLFARRSIVAQHTASNAEGIDLVRQWLESDQSGLLFANLVDFDQLYGHRNDVGGFYNSLREFDFALPLITDAMREDDLLFITADHGNDPTTASTDHAREMVPLLAIGARVRAGDLGVRRTFSDLGATVGEWLGVSFRGQGESFLRQLIAT from the coding sequence ATGAACAGAGCGGTCATTCTCGTTCTCGATGGCGTCGGGGCTGGCGATGCCCCGGATGCCGACGCATATGGAGACGTCGGAAGCAATACGCTCGGGCACGTCGCGCGCGCCGTCGGCGGATTCAACCTGCCTGCGCTCGCGCGTTACGGACTTGGCAACGTCCTCGAACTTGTCGGGATTCCGCGAGAGCCCGCCTGCGAGGCCGCGTGGGGGAGGATGCAGCCCGCTTCCGCAGGGAAAGACAGCACGGCGGGCCACTGGGAGATCGCCGGCGTTCACCTTGCGCACCCTTTCCCGACGTATCCTCACGGATTCCCCGCCGAGGTGGTGAGCGAGTTCAGCCGGCTCACGGGGCGCGGAGTCATCGGCAATATCGCCGGCAGCGGAACTGCTGTCCTCGATCAATACGGCGAAGAGCACGCCCGTACCGGCGCCTGGATACTCTACACATCCGCTGATTCGGTCTTTCAGATCGCCGCCAACGAAGCGGTCGTTCCGTTGGAAGAGCTGTACGCGGCGTGTGAGACCGCACGGCGGATGCTCGTTCCGCCGCACGACGTCTCGCGGGTGATCGCCCGTCCATTCGTGGGCTCGGCGGGATCGTTCCAGAGAACCGCCAACCGGCGCGACTACTCGATCGAGCCGCCGGAGAAGACGCTTCTCGACGCGCTGGCCGATGCGGGCATCGACAGACACGGCGTCGGCAAGGTGGACGATCTTTTCGCCAGGCGGTCGATCGTCGCGCAGCATACGGCATCCAACGCCGAGGGAATCGATCTCGTTCGCCAGTGGCTCGAGAGCGACCAGAGTGGGCTGCTCTTCGCCAACCTAGTAGATTTCGACCAGTTGTACGGGCACCGCAACGACGTTGGGGGATTCTACAACTCGCTACGGGAGTTCGACTTCGCTCTCCCGCTAATCACCGACGCCATGCGCGAGGACGATCTGCTCTTCATAACCGCCGACCATGGCAATGACCCCACCACTGCATCAACGGATCACGCCCGGGAAATGGTCCCGCTGCTCGCCATCGGCGCGCGGGTCCGGGCGGGCGATCTCGGGGTCCGCCGGACTTTTTCGGATCTGGGCGCAACTGTCGGGGAGTGGCTTGGTGTCTCATTCCGCGGGCAGGGTGAATCGTTTCTTCGTCAGCTGATCGCCACGTGA
- a CDS encoding cytidine deaminase: MSKPDALRQAAFAAMENAYAPYSRFRVGAAVRTATGEIVAGCNVENAAYGEALCAERAAIAAAVARGLRDFEEIVIASESDDPTPPCGSCRQTMSEFAPDLKVTSYAKNGKQATWRLTDLLPAAFTLNHLRGRQ; the protein is encoded by the coding sequence ATGAGCAAGCCCGACGCCCTGCGTCAGGCTGCGTTTGCCGCCATGGAGAACGCCTACGCGCCTTACTCGCGGTTCCGTGTCGGAGCCGCGGTGAGGACCGCGACGGGGGAAATCGTGGCCGGCTGCAACGTCGAGAACGCCGCATATGGCGAAGCGCTCTGCGCTGAGCGGGCGGCTATCGCCGCGGCGGTCGCTCGGGGACTAAGGGATTTCGAGGAGATCGTGATCGCCAGCGAATCGGACGATCCGACGCCTCCGTGCGGATCGTGCCGTCAGACGATGAGCGAGTTCGCTCCCGACCTGAAGGTCACGAGCTATGCGAAGAACGGAAAGCAGGCGACGTGGCGTCTCACCGATCTTCTGCCCGCGGCGTTTACGCTGAACCATCTACGTGGAAGGCAGTAA
- a CDS encoding ATP-binding protein, whose translation MAEPVIESGPLVLVADDVPTNVELLIDQLHTLGYRTIGAHDGPSAVAACFEHNPDLCILDVSMPAGDLGVDTRSTGFEVCRRIKRDPRTSRIPVIFVTAMNDTTDRVRGIEAGGDDFLTKPHNRLVLGARVRSLLKLKAATDALENSYRKLRELEKVRDDLMKMIVHDLKTPLTSVLATLELLADGDFGGLTDDQKRAVSDAEGKAEDLLALIEDILEVSRIEESAVKLSRTPIAPAALLSELVYEWQHRFQQEKTTASLKVDEDTPVFHADKALLKRVFSNLIQNAVTHSSSPIDLVMSARQAGDSVLFTVSDNGPGIPPEYHEVIFRKFGQVAGTKTPRVRSSGLGLTFCKLVVDLHGGMIWVRSHEGEGSAFFVQIPIKPVEDSGTEEGTAPRTRSRGTLPGG comes from the coding sequence ATGGCCGAGCCGGTTATTGAATCGGGCCCGCTCGTTCTGGTGGCCGATGATGTCCCGACCAATGTCGAGCTGCTGATAGACCAGCTCCACACGCTCGGATACAGGACGATTGGCGCTCATGACGGCCCTTCAGCGGTCGCCGCGTGCTTCGAGCACAATCCCGATCTCTGCATTCTCGATGTGTCCATGCCCGCGGGCGACCTGGGCGTGGACACGCGCTCGACCGGCTTCGAGGTCTGCCGTCGCATCAAGCGCGACCCCCGCACGTCGCGCATCCCCGTGATATTCGTGACGGCGATGAACGACACGACCGATCGTGTGCGCGGCATCGAGGCCGGCGGAGACGATTTTCTCACCAAGCCGCACAATCGTCTCGTGCTCGGCGCCCGCGTTCGCAGCCTGCTCAAGCTGAAGGCGGCGACCGACGCGCTCGAGAACAGCTATCGCAAGCTCCGCGAGCTCGAGAAGGTTCGCGACGACCTGATGAAGATGATCGTGCACGATCTCAAGACCCCGCTGACATCCGTGCTTGCGACGCTCGAGCTGCTCGCCGACGGTGATTTCGGCGGCCTGACGGACGACCAGAAGCGCGCGGTGAGCGACGCTGAGGGGAAGGCGGAGGATCTTCTCGCCCTCATCGAGGACATCCTCGAAGTGTCGCGCATCGAGGAGTCGGCGGTGAAGCTGTCGCGTACGCCGATCGCGCCGGCGGCGCTATTGAGTGAACTGGTTTACGAGTGGCAGCACCGGTTCCAGCAGGAGAAAACGACTGCCTCGCTCAAGGTGGACGAGGACACTCCCGTCTTCCACGCCGACAAGGCGCTGCTCAAGCGCGTGTTCTCGAACCTGATTCAGAACGCGGTGACGCACTCGTCCAGTCCAATTGATCTCGTGATGAGCGCGCGCCAGGCGGGAGATTCGGTGTTGTTCACGGTCTCCGACAATGGGCCAGGAATTCCACCGGAGTATCATGAGGTGATCTTCCGCAAGTTCGGCCAGGTCGCCGGAACCAAAACGCCACGTGTTCGCAGCTCCGGCCTCGGACTCACCTTCTGCAAGCTCGTAGTGGATCTCCACGGCGGGATGATCTGGGTGCGGAGCCACGAGGGGGAGGGAAGCGCGTTCTTCGTGCAGATTCCCATCAAGCCAGTCGAAGATTCCGGCACCGAGGAGGGAACCGCGCCACGGACGCGCTCACGCGGAACGCTCCCGGGCGGCTGA
- a CDS encoding MiaB/RimO family radical SAM methylthiotransferase: MKVFVRTYGCRANQYDTEAVRQMLASAGVEETVDPSEADYAVLNSCTVTASAEADLRSDVRALARGNPGIRTVIMGCASGLPGRDEGVAPLRTLPRVSEIVAGADVPAVAAALGIRRSEPAGAASPGEVAMQTGARALLRIQEGCDEHCTFCATTLSRGSSRSRAVADVLHEARGLAVSHPEIVLTGIHIGSYGLDIGSSLGELVETLIGGIPDVRFRLSSVEATEVDDRLAALLGSGGSRLAPHLHAPLQSGSDSVLRRMGRHWYTASAYEAAVLRLTGTGRPFGLAADVISGFPGESESDHMDTVRLVERLPFTSLHVFPYSPRPGTAAVGLGDHVQASVAGRRARELRELAKEKAATYRSRRAGGDCDVVVTGRGKGLTEDYLSVSVSDASMPRCSRFTGVLRDVDGQLIAFPAGDTQA; the protein is encoded by the coding sequence ATGAAGGTTTTCGTACGCACGTACGGCTGCCGCGCGAACCAGTACGATACGGAAGCGGTGCGACAGATGCTCGCATCCGCCGGCGTCGAAGAGACCGTAGATCCTTCGGAAGCAGATTACGCTGTCCTCAACAGCTGCACCGTGACCGCATCGGCGGAAGCGGATCTACGTTCCGATGTCAGGGCGCTGGCGCGCGGCAATCCCGGCATCCGGACGGTGATCATGGGTTGCGCGTCGGGACTTCCCGGGCGGGACGAGGGCGTTGCGCCGCTGAGGACGCTTCCGCGTGTGAGCGAGATCGTCGCCGGCGCGGATGTTCCGGCCGTCGCCGCCGCGCTGGGGATACGGCGCTCCGAACCGGCCGGCGCCGCTTCACCGGGTGAAGTTGCAATGCAGACTGGGGCTCGTGCGCTGCTTCGCATCCAGGAAGGCTGCGACGAGCACTGCACGTTCTGCGCGACGACGCTGTCGCGTGGATCGAGCCGCTCGCGTGCGGTTGCCGATGTTCTTCACGAAGCGCGAGGGCTTGCGGTATCACACCCGGAAATTGTCCTGACCGGAATTCACATCGGGAGCTACGGACTCGACATCGGATCGTCACTGGGTGAGCTGGTCGAGACACTGATCGGCGGCATCCCGGATGTGCGCTTTCGTCTGTCTTCCGTCGAAGCGACCGAAGTGGATGACCGCCTCGCCGCGCTGCTTGGCTCCGGTGGGTCGCGATTGGCGCCCCATCTTCATGCACCGCTCCAGTCCGGATCCGATTCGGTACTTCGACGTATGGGCCGACACTGGTATACAGCCTCGGCGTACGAGGCGGCTGTCCTCCGCCTTACGGGGACCGGGCGGCCGTTCGGCCTTGCCGCCGATGTCATCAGCGGTTTTCCCGGTGAGAGCGAATCGGATCACATGGACACCGTTCGACTCGTCGAGCGGCTGCCCTTCACGTCGCTGCACGTATTCCCGTATTCGCCGCGTCCCGGGACCGCTGCTGTCGGGCTCGGCGATCATGTGCAAGCGTCGGTCGCCGGCCGTCGTGCGCGCGAGCTCCGCGAGCTCGCGAAGGAGAAGGCGGCAACTTACCGATCGAGGCGCGCGGGAGGGGATTGCGACGTCGTCGTCACTGGGCGCGGCAAAGGGCTCACCGAGGATTATCTTTCGGTCTCGGTTTCGGACGCATCCATGCCGAGATGCTCCCGCTTCACGGGAGTTCTTCGCGATGTTGATGGCCAGCTCATCGCGTTTCCTGCCGGCGATACCCAGGCATGA